The following are encoded in a window of Allosphingosinicella indica genomic DNA:
- a CDS encoding agmatine deiminase family protein — protein MTIRRQPAEWAPHAWVWIGFPSHAELWEDDLEPARAEVAAFAAAVHAAGRGEEVRLVAADEESAAVARRLAPFATVIVEPFGDIWLRDTGPIVLGSGDERLAARFGFNGWGGKYDLPGDESVGSGIAAAAGLPVAQHGWILEGGAIDADGSGVIVTTEQCLLNPNRNPAMDRAKVEARLRTDLGVERILWLGDGLLNDHTDGHVDNLARFVGAGRVAIPVPADADDPNAAVYADAKARAETFGLEVVALPSPGLVERDGEIIPASYMNFYIGNASVVVPVYGATNDDAAVAAIAGLFPGREVVGLRADHILTGGGSFHCISQQVPV, from the coding sequence GTGACGATCCGCCGCCAGCCTGCCGAATGGGCGCCGCATGCCTGGGTATGGATCGGTTTTCCGAGCCATGCCGAGCTCTGGGAAGACGATCTGGAGCCGGCGCGTGCCGAAGTCGCCGCGTTCGCCGCCGCCGTCCATGCCGCCGGGCGCGGCGAGGAAGTGCGGCTCGTCGCAGCGGACGAGGAATCCGCAGCGGTTGCGCGGCGGCTGGCGCCGTTCGCGACGGTGATCGTCGAGCCGTTCGGCGACATCTGGCTGCGCGATACCGGGCCGATCGTGCTGGGCAGCGGCGATGAACGGCTTGCGGCGCGGTTCGGCTTCAACGGCTGGGGCGGCAAATATGATCTGCCCGGCGATGAAAGCGTCGGATCGGGCATCGCGGCGGCGGCGGGTCTGCCGGTGGCTCAGCATGGCTGGATTCTGGAAGGCGGCGCGATCGATGCCGATGGGTCGGGTGTGATCGTCACCACCGAGCAATGCCTGCTCAACCCCAATCGCAATCCCGCGATGGACCGCGCCAAGGTTGAGGCACGGCTGCGCACCGATCTCGGTGTCGAGCGCATCCTCTGGCTCGGCGACGGATTGCTCAACGACCATACCGACGGCCATGTCGACAACCTGGCCCGCTTCGTCGGTGCGGGGCGGGTGGCGATCCCGGTTCCGGCGGACGCCGACGATCCCAATGCTGCCGTTTACGCGGACGCCAAGGCGCGCGCGGAAACCTTCGGCCTGGAGGTCGTCGCGCTCCCCTCGCCCGGCCTGGTTGAGCGCGACGGCGAGATCATCCCCGCTTCTTACATGAACTTCTACATCGGCAATGCATCGGTGGTGGTGCCGGTCTACGGCGCCACCAATGATGATGCCGCGGTCGCCGCCATCGCCGGGCTCTTTCCGGGACGCGAGGTGGTTGGCCTCCGCGCTGATCACATCCTCACCGGCGGCGGCAGCTTCCACTGCATCAGCCAGCAGGTGCCGGTTTAA
- the aguB gene encoding N-carbamoylputrescine amidase, which translates to MTKLTVAALQLAFTDCVEDNIAAVSELVREAAAKGAKLILPPELFEGHYFCRTQDEGHFGRALPTAEHPAVKAMQALAAELGVYIPTSFFEADGHHHYNSLAMIDDGGAVMGVYRKSHIPDGPGYSEKFYFRPGNTGFRTFKTPLGTVGPAICWDQWYPETARSLMLQGAEILLFPTAIGTEPHDPDLDTSRLWRRAMIGHAVSNVVPVVAANRIGSEDGQRFYGHSFICDERGDMLAEFGAEETGVLIATVDLDQACRHRAAFGFFRDRRPDLYGRIAEDA; encoded by the coding sequence TTGACCAAGCTCACCGTCGCCGCGCTCCAGCTCGCCTTCACCGATTGCGTCGAGGACAATATCGCCGCCGTCTCCGAACTGGTGCGCGAGGCGGCCGCCAAGGGCGCGAAGCTGATCCTTCCGCCCGAACTGTTTGAAGGCCATTATTTCTGCCGCACGCAGGACGAGGGCCATTTTGGCCGCGCGCTGCCGACCGCCGAACATCCCGCCGTGAAGGCGATGCAGGCGCTCGCCGCGGAGCTCGGCGTGTACATCCCGACGTCTTTCTTCGAGGCGGACGGGCATCATCACTACAACAGTCTGGCGATGATCGACGACGGCGGCGCGGTGATGGGCGTCTATCGCAAGAGCCACATCCCCGATGGCCCCGGCTATTCGGAGAAATTCTACTTCCGCCCCGGCAACACCGGCTTCCGCACCTTCAAGACGCCGCTCGGCACCGTCGGTCCGGCGATCTGCTGGGATCAATGGTATCCCGAGACTGCGCGCAGCCTGATGCTGCAGGGCGCGGAAATCCTGCTGTTCCCGACCGCGATCGGCACCGAGCCGCACGATCCCGATCTCGATACGTCGCGGCTGTGGCGGCGCGCGATGATCGGCCATGCCGTCTCCAATGTCGTCCCCGTCGTCGCCGCCAACCGTATCGGTAGTGAGGACGGCCAGCGCTTCTACGGCCACAGCTTCATCTGCGACGAGCGCGGCGACATGCTGGCGGAGTTCGGCGCGGAGGAGACCGGCGTGCTGATCGCGACCGTCGATCTCGATCAGGCGTGCCGCCATCGCGCCGCTTTCGGCTTCTTCCGCGACCGGCGGCCCGATCTCTACGGCCGCATCGCCGAGGACGCCTAG
- a CDS encoding uracil-DNA glycosylase, protein MLTASFSQPAALAGEPSRDCPLCPRLVAFREELREAHPGWWNAPVPAFGDPDAWLVIVGLAPGKHGANRTGRPFTGDHAGVLLFETLGKFGLAEGVYAERPDDSLRLNGVAILNSVKCLPPQNKPTPQEIATCRPFYEAQLAMMRRARVLVALGQIAHGSAVRTAGGKLSAYKFGHLAEHRLPDGRTLVDSYHCSRYNQNTGRLTAPMFEAVFARALELAQ, encoded by the coding sequence ATGCTGACCGCCAGCTTTTCCCAACCCGCCGCGCTAGCGGGCGAGCCGTCGCGCGATTGTCCGCTCTGTCCGCGGCTGGTCGCATTCCGCGAAGAATTGCGCGAGGCGCACCCCGGCTGGTGGAACGCGCCGGTCCCCGCGTTCGGCGATCCCGATGCCTGGCTCGTCATCGTCGGGCTCGCCCCCGGCAAGCATGGCGCCAACCGCACCGGGCGTCCCTTCACCGGCGATCATGCCGGCGTATTGCTGTTCGAGACGCTTGGAAAGTTCGGATTGGCGGAGGGCGTCTATGCCGAGCGGCCCGACGATAGTCTGCGCCTCAATGGCGTAGCGATTCTCAATTCGGTGAAATGCCTACCGCCGCAAAATAAGCCGACCCCGCAGGAGATCGCGACCTGCCGGCCGTTCTACGAGGCGCAGCTTGCCATGATGCGGCGCGCGCGGGTGCTGGTGGCGCTCGGCCAGATCGCGCACGGATCGGCGGTGCGAACGGCGGGCGGCAAGCTCTCCGCCTATAAGTTCGGCCATCTCGCCGAACATCGCCTGCCCGATGGCCGCACCCTCGTCGATAGCTATCACTGCTCGCGCTACAACCAGAACACCGGGCGGCTCACCGCGCCGATGTTCGAAGCGGTGTTCGCGCGGGCGCTGGAGCTGGCGCAATGA
- the folK gene encoding 2-amino-4-hydroxy-6-hydroxymethyldihydropteridine diphosphokinase — protein sequence MGKTSYAIALGSNRRHGRHGAPEAVLRAAVAEIGKLGDVIRVSRIISTPPLGPAGRSFANAALLLESELNPPALLAALKTVEHRFGRRRGRRWGPRVLDLDIILWSGGMWAGDGLTVPHPAFRTRGFVLEPLAEIAPLWRDPVNGRTVRQLRARLTRPRPAPRCVAKGR from the coding sequence ATGGGGAAGACAAGCTATGCGATCGCGCTTGGTTCCAACCGGCGCCACGGCCGCCACGGCGCGCCGGAGGCGGTTCTGCGCGCCGCAGTGGCGGAAATCGGCAAGCTGGGCGACGTTATTCGCGTCTCGCGCATCATTAGCACGCCGCCGCTCGGGCCAGCGGGGCGCAGCTTCGCCAATGCCGCGCTGCTGCTCGAATCAGAGCTGAACCCTCCGGCGCTGCTCGCCGCACTGAAAACCGTCGAGCACCGCTTCGGCCGCCGCCGCGGGCGGCGCTGGGGGCCGCGCGTGCTGGATCTCGACATCATCCTCTGGTCCGGGGGGATGTGGGCCGGGGATGGTCTGACCGTCCCCCACCCAGCCTTCCGAACCCGCGGCTTCGTCCTTGAGCCGCTCGCCGAGATCGCGCCGCTTTGGCGCGATCCTGTCAACGGCCGCACCGTCCGCCAGCTTCGCGCGCGGTTGACCCGGCCCCGCCCCGCTCCTAGGTGCGTCGCGAAGGGCCGTTAG
- a CDS encoding DUF411 domain-containing protein, with protein sequence MTLFRLAAAALACAMPAAAIATVTVYRDPGCGCCVKWAEHAKRELKREVRIVNTGDRAAVAARHGVPRELASCHTTIIDGMVFEGHVPIADVRRALASKPKGVRGLAVPGMPIGLPGMEVPGAKPQPYAVIAFGPAGNRVFARH encoded by the coding sequence ATGACACTGTTCCGCCTCGCCGCCGCGGCGCTCGCCTGCGCGATGCCGGCCGCCGCCATCGCCACGGTCACCGTCTATCGCGATCCCGGCTGCGGCTGCTGCGTCAAATGGGCGGAGCACGCCAAGCGCGAACTGAAGCGTGAGGTCCGCATCGTCAACACGGGTGATCGCGCCGCCGTCGCCGCGCGCCACGGCGTGCCGCGCGAGCTTGCGTCCTGCCACACTACGATCATCGATGGCATGGTGTTCGAAGGCCATGTGCCGATCGCCGATGTCCGTCGCGCGTTGGCCAGCAAGCCCAAGGGCGTCCGCGGCCTCGCGGTGCCGGGCATGCCGATCGGATTGCCCGGCATGGAAGTTCCCGGCGCCAAGCCGCAGCCATATGCGGTGATCGCCTTCGGCCCCGCCGGCAACCGCGTCTTCGCCCGCCACTGA
- a CDS encoding phosphatase PAP2 family protein translates to MIRTAAPISAALVVWLGMLLWGGLESPLDNRIGESLYAGDNAVLADLARFATELGGWIVLTLVTLGAVIWLVRRQSRRSRAAILIFTVLVGRMFVELQKITFGRLRPTDEFHLVTVDSFSFPSGHAANATITYLAIALLLPQARSGKAMAVGAAFILAAAIGLSRIVLGVHWPSDVMAGWAFGLFWVFLCLRLSSAREAAQQAETAEPGARPRRFGQWRRGFRKPPPPPASQR, encoded by the coding sequence ATGATCCGCACCGCAGCGCCGATTTCGGCGGCGCTGGTGGTATGGCTCGGCATGCTGCTGTGGGGCGGGCTCGAATCGCCGCTCGACAATAGGATCGGCGAATCGCTCTACGCGGGCGATAATGCGGTGCTCGCCGATCTCGCGCGGTTCGCGACCGAGCTCGGCGGCTGGATCGTCCTGACGCTGGTCACGCTGGGCGCGGTCATCTGGCTCGTCCGGCGTCAATCACGCCGGTCGCGCGCAGCGATCCTGATATTCACCGTGCTCGTCGGCCGCATGTTCGTCGAGCTGCAGAAGATCACGTTTGGGCGGCTGCGGCCCACCGACGAATTCCACCTCGTCACCGTTGATTCGTTTAGCTTTCCGAGCGGCCATGCCGCCAATGCGACGATTACCTATCTCGCCATCGCGCTGCTGTTGCCGCAGGCACGGAGCGGGAAGGCGATGGCGGTTGGTGCCGCCTTCATTCTTGCTGCCGCCATCGGGCTCAGCCGGATCGTGCTCGGCGTCCACTGGCCGAGCGACGTGATGGCCGGCTGGGCGTTCGGGCTGTTCTGGGTGTTCCTGTGCCTCCGCCTTTCCAGCGCGCGCGAAGCGGCCCAGCAGGCCGAGACTGCGGAGCCGGGTGCGCGCCCGCGCCGGTTCGGCCAATGGCGCCGCGGCTTCCGCAAGCCACCGCCGCCTCCCGCCAGTCAGCGCTGA
- a CDS encoding DUF938 domain-containing protein — translation MTDDRRSAPHVARNAEPIAAVLRDVLPTTGTVLEIASGTGEHAVHFARTFPNLLWQPTDADPVALRSVEAWRGAEEAPNLMAPVPLDAAAPDGWPVDAADAILCINMVHISPWAATLGLLDGAARLLPPGAPLYLYGPYRQAGVPTAESNEAFDASLKARDAEWGLRLLEDVVAEAEARGFALDRVVSMPANNLSVVLHRQR, via the coding sequence ATGACCGACGACCGCCGATCCGCCCCTCACGTTGCGCGCAATGCCGAGCCGATCGCGGCGGTGTTGCGGGATGTTTTGCCCACCACCGGCACCGTGCTGGAGATCGCCAGCGGCACTGGTGAACATGCGGTCCATTTCGCGCGCACGTTCCCGAACCTGCTCTGGCAGCCGACCGATGCCGATCCCGTCGCGCTGCGCTCGGTGGAGGCGTGGCGCGGCGCCGAGGAGGCGCCGAACCTGATGGCGCCGGTTCCGCTCGATGCGGCGGCGCCCGACGGCTGGCCGGTGGACGCCGCGGACGCGATCCTGTGCATCAACATGGTCCACATCAGCCCATGGGCTGCGACGCTGGGGCTGCTCGACGGCGCTGCGCGATTGCTACCGCCCGGTGCGCCGCTCTATCTCTACGGCCCGTATCGGCAGGCCGGCGTCCCAACCGCTGAAAGCAACGAAGCGTTCGATGCCTCGCTCAAGGCGCGCGATGCGGAATGGGGGCTGCGGCTGCTCGAGGATGTCGTGGCCGAGGCGGAGGCGCGGGGCTTCGCACTTGACCGCGTGGTGTCGATGCCGGCGAACAATCTATCGGTGGTGCTGCACCGTCAGCGCTGA
- the gcvPB gene encoding aminomethyl-transferring glycine dehydrogenase subunit GcvPB translates to MSINQSGWRPERPEAGDAAGAPTFTGNRALMLEEPLIFEMDEADGCGVDFEPVARPAGRIGNLARSAPIGLPGLSEPQMVRHYTRLSRQNYAIDLGLFPLGSCTMKHNPRLNERMARLPGFADIHPLQPVDTVQGALELIASLGEWLVKLTGMHSVAMSPKAGAHGELCGLLAIRSALEARGDAREVILVPESAHGTNPATAAFCGYRVENIPATPAGRVDLEALKSRLGPDVAAVMITNPNTCGLFEPEMIAISEACHAAGGLVYCDGANFNAIVGRVRPGDLGIDAMHINLHKTFSTPHGGGGPGSGPVVFSEALTPFAPLPFVEKQGDHYVLVEEETVGEHHGQSFGRMTAFHGQMGMFSRALSYILSHGADGLRQVSGDAVLNANYVLRSLDGVLDAPFGASGPCMHEALFSDKGFAGGLSTLDLAKGLIDEGFHPMTMYFPLVVHGAMLVEPTETESKTALDQFIGALRSVAERAKAGDETLKAAPVHAPRRRLDETLAARKPVLVWKNSVETAEAAE, encoded by the coding sequence ATGAGCATCAATCAGAGCGGATGGCGCCCCGAGCGCCCCGAAGCGGGCGATGCCGCCGGCGCACCCACCTTCACCGGCAATCGCGCGCTCATGCTGGAAGAGCCGCTGATCTTCGAGATGGACGAAGCGGACGGCTGCGGCGTCGACTTCGAACCGGTCGCGCGGCCTGCCGGCCGGATCGGGAATCTCGCGCGCAGCGCACCGATCGGGCTGCCCGGCCTGTCGGAGCCGCAGATGGTGCGGCACTACACGCGCCTCAGCCGGCAGAATTACGCCATCGATCTCGGTCTCTTCCCGCTCGGCTCGTGCACGATGAAGCACAATCCGCGGCTCAACGAGCGGATGGCGCGGCTACCGGGTTTTGCCGACATTCATCCGCTCCAGCCGGTCGATACGGTGCAGGGCGCGCTGGAATTGATCGCGAGCCTCGGCGAATGGCTGGTGAAGCTCACCGGCATGCATTCGGTGGCGATGAGCCCCAAGGCTGGCGCGCATGGCGAATTGTGCGGTCTGCTCGCGATCCGTTCGGCGCTGGAAGCGCGCGGCGACGCCCGCGAAGTGATCCTCGTGCCCGAAAGCGCGCATGGCACCAATCCCGCGACCGCGGCCTTCTGCGGCTATCGTGTCGAGAATATCCCGGCGACCCCCGCCGGGCGGGTCGATCTGGAGGCGCTGAAGTCGCGGCTGGGGCCGGACGTGGCGGCGGTGATGATCACCAACCCCAACACCTGCGGCCTCTTCGAGCCGGAGATGATCGCGATCTCTGAGGCGTGCCATGCGGCGGGAGGCCTCGTCTATTGCGACGGCGCCAATTTTAACGCGATCGTCGGCCGGGTGCGTCCGGGCGATCTCGGCATCGATGCGATGCACATCAATCTCCACAAGACCTTCTCCACCCCGCACGGCGGCGGCGGGCCGGGTTCCGGCCCGGTGGTTTTCTCGGAAGCGCTGACGCCCTTCGCGCCGTTGCCCTTCGTCGAGAAGCAGGGCGATCACTACGTCCTCGTCGAGGAAGAAACCGTCGGCGAGCATCACGGCCAGAGCTTCGGCCGGATGACCGCCTTCCACGGCCAGATGGGCATGTTCAGCCGCGCATTGAGCTACATCCTGAGCCACGGCGCGGACGGGCTGCGGCAGGTGTCGGGCGATGCGGTGCTCAACGCCAATTACGTGCTGCGCAGCCTCGACGGCGTGCTCGATGCGCCGTTCGGCGCGAGCGGGCCGTGCATGCATGAGGCACTGTTCAGCGACAAGGGTTTCGCGGGCGGTCTCAGTACGCTCGATCTCGCCAAGGGGCTGATCGACGAGGGCTTCCACCCGATGACCATGTATTTCCCGCTGGTTGTTCACGGCGCGATGCTGGTCGAGCCGACCGAGACTGAGAGCAAGACGGCGCTCGATCAGTTCATCGGCGCACTGCGCAGCGTCGCCGAGCGTGCGAAGGCCGGCGATGAGACGCTGAAGGCCGCACCCGTCCACGCGCCCCGCCGCCGCCTCGACGAGACGCTGGCCGCGCGCAAGCCTGTGCTGGTGTGGAAGAATTCGGTCGAGACGGCCGAGGCGGCGGAGTAA
- the gcvPA gene encoding aminomethyl-transferring glycine dehydrogenase subunit GcvPA, which yields MRYLPLSDADRADMLAVVGAKSIDDLFVDVPEAARLTGAIRDLPDHASELSVERQLGAMARKNMVAGEVPFFLGAGAYRHHIPASVDHIIQRGEFLTSYTPYQPEIAQGTLQALFEFQTQVARLYGCDVANASMYDGSTACWEAIVMARRVTRRGKAILSAGLHPHYVSLAKTMARFTGDALETALPALEAETDAERLLGAIDGETSCVVVQYPDIFGRIADLSPIVEKAHANGALVIAVVTEPVALGLIKSPGEMGADIVVGEGQSIGVGLNFGGPYVGLFACKEKFVRQMPGRLCGETVDAEGKRGFVLTLSTREQHIRREKATSNICTNAGLCALAFSVHMTLLGEAGLRQLAELNHTKAAAAAERLSKVPGVSLVNETFFNEFTLRLSVEARPVVRTLADQGVLGGVSLGRLYPGVDALEKGLVVAVTETVTEEDVEALADALEGALK from the coding sequence ATGCGCTACCTTCCCCTGTCCGATGCCGACCGCGCAGACATGCTCGCGGTCGTCGGCGCCAAGTCGATCGACGATCTGTTCGTCGACGTGCCGGAGGCGGCGCGGCTGACCGGTGCGATCCGCGATCTGCCCGATCATGCCAGCGAGCTTTCGGTCGAGCGCCAATTGGGCGCGATGGCGCGCAAGAACATGGTCGCGGGCGAGGTGCCCTTCTTCCTGGGCGCGGGCGCCTATCGCCATCACATACCCGCCAGCGTGGATCACATCATCCAGCGCGGCGAATTCCTGACCAGCTACACGCCGTATCAGCCGGAAATCGCGCAGGGCACGCTGCAGGCGCTGTTCGAGTTCCAGACGCAGGTCGCGCGGCTCTATGGCTGCGACGTGGCCAACGCCTCGATGTACGACGGCTCGACCGCCTGCTGGGAGGCGATCGTGATGGCGCGGCGTGTGACGCGGCGCGGCAAGGCGATCCTCTCGGCCGGGCTCCATCCGCATTACGTGTCGCTCGCCAAGACGATGGCGCGCTTCACCGGCGATGCGCTGGAGACCGCGCTGCCGGCGCTGGAAGCCGAAACCGACGCGGAGCGGCTGCTGGGCGCGATCGATGGCGAGACGAGCTGCGTCGTCGTCCAATATCCCGATATCTTCGGCCGCATCGCCGATCTCTCGCCGATCGTCGAAAAGGCACACGCCAATGGCGCGCTGGTGATCGCGGTGGTGACCGAGCCGGTCGCACTCGGCCTCATCAAGTCGCCCGGCGAGATGGGTGCGGACATCGTGGTGGGTGAAGGCCAGTCGATCGGCGTCGGCCTCAATTTCGGCGGGCCCTATGTTGGCCTGTTCGCCTGCAAGGAGAAATTCGTCCGCCAGATGCCGGGCCGGCTGTGCGGCGAGACGGTGGACGCGGAAGGCAAGCGCGGCTTCGTGCTGACGCTGTCGACCCGCGAGCAGCATATCCGCCGCGAGAAGGCGACCTCGAACATCTGCACCAACGCGGGCCTCTGCGCGCTCGCCTTTTCGGTGCACATGACGCTGCTGGGCGAGGCGGGACTCCGGCAACTGGCCGAACTGAACCATACCAAGGCCGCGGCCGCGGCAGAGCGGCTGTCGAAGGTGCCGGGCGTGAGCCTGGTCAACGAGACCTTCTTTAACGAATTCACGCTCCGGCTGTCGGTCGAGGCGCGACCGGTGGTGCGCACGCTGGCCGATCAGGGGGTGCTTGGCGGCGTTTCGCTGGGCCGCCTCTATCCGGGCGTGGACGCGCTCGAGAAGGGACTGGTGGTCGCAGTGACGGAGACCGTGACCGAAGAGGATGTCGAAGCGCTGGCCGACGCGCTGGAAGGAGCGCTGAAATGA
- the gcvH gene encoding glycine cleavage system protein GcvH: protein MSVYYTKEHEWIAIEGDRATIGITDYAQGQLGDIVFVELPQAGTQVKKGGDAAVVESVKAASDVYAPVSGEVTEANAALEADPSLVNSAAESDGWFFKLILSDNHELSELMGADEYKAFCDSQ, encoded by the coding sequence ATGAGCGTCTATTACACCAAGGAGCATGAGTGGATCGCGATCGAGGGCGACCGCGCGACCATCGGCATCACCGATTATGCGCAGGGCCAGCTCGGCGACATCGTGTTCGTCGAACTGCCGCAGGCGGGGACGCAGGTGAAGAAGGGCGGCGACGCCGCGGTGGTCGAATCGGTCAAGGCGGCGAGCGATGTCTATGCGCCGGTCTCAGGGGAAGTGACCGAGGCCAATGCCGCGCTGGAAGCCGATCCGTCGCTGGTCAACAGCGCGGCGGAGAGCGACGGCTGGTTCTTCAAGCTCATCCTCTCAGACAATCACGAGCTCAGCGAACTCATGGGCGCCGACGAATATAAGGCTTTCTGCGACAGCCAGTAA
- the gcvT gene encoding glycine cleavage system aminomethyltransferase GcvT: protein MTDQTLPLDAWHRAHGARMVPFAGYEMPIQYEGIMAEHKWVRESAGLFDVSHMGQIIIAGTGLDAALEALLPADLKILKDGRLRYSLLLNAEGGIIDDLMATRRGDTFYLVVNGATKDGDIDHLKAKLPAGVVLDHMKEQALLALQGPKAVDALERIAPGVSELGFMQGGAYEVAGIAAWVSRSGYTGEDGFEISVQARDVERVADALLEQPEVKPIGLGARDSLRLEAGLPLYGHDLDEQTTPVAADLTFAISKRRRGEGGFPGAERILKELEGGSIQRRVGLRVEGRQPVREGAMVLDGEGNEVGRVTSGGFSPSLEAPIAMAYVPLASAAPGSAVTLSQRGKLFQAEVVPMPFVPHRYHRKGAPQ, encoded by the coding sequence ATGACCGATCAAACCCTTCCGCTGGATGCCTGGCACCGCGCGCACGGTGCGCGGATGGTGCCGTTCGCCGGCTATGAGATGCCGATCCAGTATGAAGGCATCATGGCCGAGCACAAATGGGTGCGCGAATCGGCGGGGCTGTTCGACGTCAGCCACATGGGCCAGATCATCATCGCAGGGACCGGGCTCGATGCGGCGCTAGAAGCGCTGCTGCCGGCCGATCTCAAAATCCTGAAGGACGGGCGGCTGCGCTATTCGCTTCTGCTCAACGCCGAGGGCGGGATCATCGACGATCTGATGGCCACGCGGCGTGGCGACACCTTCTACCTCGTCGTCAACGGCGCGACCAAGGATGGCGACATCGACCATCTGAAGGCCAAGCTGCCGGCCGGCGTGGTGCTCGATCATATGAAGGAGCAGGCGCTGCTCGCGCTGCAGGGGCCGAAAGCGGTGGACGCGCTCGAGCGGATCGCGCCCGGTGTCTCAGAACTCGGCTTCATGCAGGGCGGCGCCTACGAGGTGGCGGGGATCGCCGCCTGGGTCAGCCGGTCGGGCTACACCGGCGAGGACGGGTTCGAGATTTCGGTGCAGGCGCGCGATGTGGAACGTGTCGCCGATGCGCTGCTGGAGCAGCCCGAGGTGAAGCCGATCGGGCTGGGCGCGCGCGATTCCCTGCGGCTCGAAGCGGGGCTGCCGCTCTACGGCCATGATCTCGACGAACAGACGACGCCCGTCGCCGCGGACCTGACCTTCGCCATCTCCAAGCGCCGCCGCGGCGAGGGTGGCTTTCCGGGCGCCGAGCGCATCCTGAAGGAACTGGAGGGCGGATCGATCCAGCGCCGCGTCGGCCTGCGCGTCGAGGGCCGCCAGCCGGTGCGCGAGGGCGCGATGGTGCTCGATGGCGAGGGCAATGAGGTCGGCCGCGTCACTTCGGGCGGCTTCTCACCCAGTCTAGAGGCGCCGATAGCGATGGCTTATGTGCCGCTGGCGTCCGCGGCGCCCGGCTCGGCCGTCACGCTGTCTCAGCGCGGCAAGCTTTTCCAGGCGGAGGTCGTGCCCATGCCCTTCGTCCCCCACCGCTATCACCGCAAGGGAGCGCCGCAATGA